A region of the Alligator mississippiensis isolate rAllMis1 chromosome 5, rAllMis1, whole genome shotgun sequence genome:
AAAGGAgtgagagcccagccccaggcaggaggcaccTGGAGGGGCAAAGCTGTGCTCCTCTGCCATAAGGTTCTTTCTgctggcaggggggggggggggtggtggtgtaGGGTGAGGGCTGCAAAATCTCTGGGGTCCACACCCACAGAACATAGGTGCAGTGGGAGCATGGCCTTGTGGGTAAACACCTGTTGTGCCTGTTACCCCAGCAATGACCGGTGTTGGGGATAAGGCCTTTCCAAGCTGCAGGCTGGTGCAACACctgggggctgggaagggaaagGCTGCCCCCAGGTTAAGCTGGATAATCCAGAAGCTGCTCTTGCAGCACATTCTGCCCATAGAACCCAGGATCTGGCCCTGACACCACTGCAATCAGGAGTAACTTGATTGGTCCTGGGAGAGCTAAGATCAGAGGCCAGCCCCTCAGCTCTCTCGATGGCTTTTGGGTCTCTTTGCTCTGGCCCCTTGATGCTAGGTCTCCTCTTCCATGTGCCCCCAGTCCAGAAACAAATGTGGGTCCTGGCCTGGAGTCTTCCCTGGCACAGCCCTTGCTCAGGGCTCATGGGTAAGTGAACAGGTAATGGGAGAGTGTCTTGTCCCAGCATGGCACAGCCTGTTTCTCCAAACACAGGGGGCTCCAGGTTGTGTGACACTGGCCcctgctgggtggaagcagaaTTACCCTGCTCTGTGAGTGTCCACctgtatctgtctgtctgtcactgCTCCCCACAGGCTGAGCAGGGTTGCCCTGCTCTGTGTTAGTGTGTGTCAGCCTGTCACTGATCCTGGCTGCCTAGGTGCAAGGCTGCCCAGATCAGTGTGTCTGTCAGTCTCTCACTGCTCCCTGCTAGTTGCCCTGGTGTGCGTACATATATGTGAGGTTCTCCCACCTGGCTAGAaaagctgtgtgcatgtgtgtttcttTTGTTGGTTTCCTACTGGCTAGAAagagctgcatgtgtgcatgcacctcaCTATTCCCTGCTGGCTGAAGCAGAGCTGCCccattgtgtgcgtgtgtgtgcatgtctgtcaACCTCACCATTCCCTACTGCCTGGTAGAGCTGCTGGGGTGTGTATATGTCACAGTTCCTTGCTAGCTTGAAGCAGAGCTGCTCTGTGTGCTTGTGTACTCAGCTGTTTCACTGGTCCCTGCTGGCTAGCAGAgctgcttgtgtgcatgtgtctgtatcTCACTAGTCCCTACTGGCTAGAAGGAaaggctgtgtgtgcatgtggcgTGGGCATGCATATCTGTCCCTGCTCCTTGCTAGTGGgaaacaggtgtgtgtgtgggtgttactgGTCACTAACTACAAGCAGagctgcctgtgtgcatgtgcatacatgtgtgtctATCAGTCTCACTGGTCCCTACTGGCTAGAAGCAGCAgaggtatgcatgtgtgtatcacTGCTCCCCGCTGGCTGAAGGAGAACTGCCCTGCTCAGAGCAACCAGTGCCCCAGTGGCTGGGGCTTCTTGGCAAGATGGCAGCATGGTCCCACTTGTGTGCCTGACCACATCCTCCCCAAGGCCCCTACAGAGCTCCAAGGCCAGGCTGGCTGTACTCCAGAGGGGGATGCAGTGCAGGTGACCCCAGGCAGGGGATGTTCTCCCTGCCTGACCAGACCGCTCTGAGGCTGTGGCGCagtctggggcagggagggggagccagtGCTCCTGTCAGTCTGTGACAGAGACCCCCTAGCTCCTTCAGGCCCTGGCAAGGAGCAGTGCAGTAGCCCCAGGGTcatggcatggggggagggagccctGGAGAGATGCCCATGGCTACCCCCTCATGcctgctcctgcttcttcttGACTGAGATGCGCTTCTTGCGGGCGGCTAGCATCTCGTAGAAGGGGTCCACGCTCACGGCAGCCCTGGAGGGGGGAGACAGGAGATCAGCAGAGGAGTCCCActgcttggggggggaggggggaaggacccTGCTGCAACTATGTGCTCTGGATGGGGAAGGTCCTAGTGCTGGTTATCAACCTTGAGATGGGGAAGCTGCCCAGGAGACCCATGTTTATCCCCACGTGCCTGATCACCCATGGGCAGGGTAGCAACTGGGCTGGAGTAATCCTCACTCCTTTTTGCCTTCACTGAGCCAGGAGCAATATGCTCCAGCCagagtggagaggggtggggctagagCAAGGGAGCTGGGAACAAGGATGCATgtgttctctcccagctctggaaaGGGAGTGGGATATAGTGGACTAGAcagcagaggaggctgggagccaggacacctgggttctctcccagctctgggacgGCACGGGACCTGGTGGAAAGAGGGGTCTCCTCACTTGATGGATTTGATCCACTCGTCCTTCTCCTCCTGCGTGGGGGCTGAGATGCGATAGACCATGTGGTTCCCCTCCACCACCCGCCCGTCTGCCTCCGTCTTGCAGGCCTTGATGAGCTGCCCTTTGTTGTTGGGGATGTAGAGCTCAAAGCAGTTCTGAGGAAGCAGAAACAAGTcaaccagggcagggcacaggggtCAGCACTGGCATGGGCAGAGGCACAAGGTTCAGGTCAGGGTGGTCCTCTGGAGTGCTGACACCACTGTGGCTAGGTGCAGAGACAGGAGTTGAATGACTGCATGGATGGGTGGGGGTggatgaaggggcagggggatgggacacaggcaaaggggtggggggcaggacacAGGCAGGTGGATGGGCACAGGGGTGGGGTCATGCTGGTGGCTGGACAGCCACAGAGGAGGGCAGACAGAAGAGATGAAGACATGAATGGGATGCtacagttggggctggtcctgctttgagcagggggttggatgagatgacctcctgaggtcccttccaaccctaattttctgtgattctatgaaggaAAAGGTAGAGACATGATCAACAAGGAGAAAAGCTCCccatggagctggcagcagagaAAAGGGATGGATTGGAGACTCACCGGTTTACGGGGGTCCTCCACCTCACGGATGCTCAGGTTCTCCAGGGGGATGATCCCCCGTGGCTCCTTGTCCTGGTGAGGGGTAGGGGGAAAACATGTGGCATCAGAGGTGACAGCTCAGCCTTGGGCACACCCCATCACTAGGGTCCTGCTAGGGCGGGAGCCTCTGGGGCATGTGGTATAAGACAGTGAaggagggctgggaggaggctgaTGGGAGTCTGCATTGCCTGCAGGTGAGTGATACCAGCACTGCTCATGAGTGCAAAGTCTTGTCTCTGTCTGAGGAGATTGTCCCAGATAGTACCAGAGATGGGAGACCAGGCTTGAAGGGCCTATGGGGTTGGTTTAGGGTAAGGAAGATGGTGCAGTGGGCTAGGGGCACTTACCGTGGTGTACTCAAAGTAGTACAGGCAGTTGTCAGTCAGGATGAACCAGCGTCTCTTCCACGTCTTCACCCGTCCGCCTGCAGGGGAAGCAGAATCAGCGGCTCAGAGAGTAGCCTGGGGcgaaggggcgggggggaacaGCCATGGAACCCAACAGGCACCATGAGGGTAGCATGAGAAGGGGAAAGAGACCTGCCctagagcatgctgggatacagAGAGCACCAAAAAAGCCATGCTAACCCCTGTCCCGAAATTCCATTAGCTGAGGGTGAGCTTGCTTCCCCCACAGCATGCTGGGGTACACAGAGTTCCTTCAAGCTAAGCTAACTACTCCCAACCTGTCAATGTCCCATGGGTTGAGGGTGTCCAGAAATgccccagggcatgctgggataGACAGACCcctcaagccatggtgacccttCTCACTGGTTGAGAATGAATACACCTgccccagggcatgctgggaCTGCAGCCAGCTtaggggattgtggggggggtgggaaatggagggagcaggggaagggctctgtgcagctctgatTTTGTCAGGGGGTTCCCTGGTTCCAGCTGGGGCCCTCTAGCTGGAGACACtgatgcctggggcagggggtgctttgccTGTGATGTCTCTTAGACACAGGCACACCTGGCCCAGTCTCCTGTCTGTCCCTTAACGGTGaacccctccccagctcccagctggcttgCTGCTCCAGGTGATGGACCCAAGGGGAAGGggcattgtggggtgggggggaagggtgcagggccctgtgccccctgtgTTACCTACCTCCTGGGGATTAACGGTGAGACAGGAGAGCAAGTGACGTCAGCGGCgtgagggggaggggtgcagggaccagcggggaaagaaggaaaggaaaacgggggggtggaagagaaagaaagaggggaagggaagaggagagtgaaagagagagagagagagagaggaaaaataagTTACATCAACATAAGGTGGAAAAACACGGTCAAATCAAAAATCCTCCAATGGAGATgattgtggggagctgggggcagcctgggactatggggagggggaaggagggaggggaaaaggcctCTTGGCTGGAGAATGAGCAGGAATTTGAAATATCTGGATTGGAGTCCTCTGTCCCCCTGGGGTGATGCCTTGGAAAGAAAACCTGCAGTCCCCCAGTCTAGCCCTGAGTGTGCACCACAATTGAGACTATAGTGTAAGAgccagggagaaagagagaacccaggtatctgggctcCCACCTTCCTCTGCTTTAATCCGCTGGACCTAGCTCTCCTTCCAGAAATGGGAAAGAATTCAGGGTTCCTGGCTCTcagccctccctttccctgcATTATCTCAGCCCAGTACCTCTGCCCCCTTCAATCAATCCCCCCTCACCCATTTGGAAGCCCCCACCTTGTCCCTAAAGAGCAGCTGCAAGGTGAGGGGGCAGCAAGAGACCAGCATATTCTAACAGCATCCCTCTCACTGCAAGCTGGGGGcactgcacccccagaccctgctGATGGGGAGACTGCATCTGAACTGGATGGAGGTTGCAGGGGTTCCTActagctgctcaggaggggtggcaCTGGGATCAGCAGAGCAGGGATGTAGGCAGggcccaccagcagggaccagatttcctagcagaGACCAGGCACTGGGGAACCCAGAGAGGACCCTGGTGTCCTGGCTGTCGcacggtgcagggctgggaggggaaaggcaggggacccaggcatcctaGCCAGGGCCAGtgaagggggagggtggggatgggggaggatcCCTTGACCTGAGGAGCGGAAGGTTCATGCTTTGACACAGCGAGGGGGTGGGGACACAGAGAGAGGAGAGCGTAGAGGCATGCAGAGactgcggggcagggcagggagctgggactgtGCTCACCCAGCTTCAGCAGCCAGCCCTCACGGTCAGGGTTGAAGAATGTGTGCGTCAAGTCATTGCCATCGTCTTCGGGGATCTTGAAAGGCTCGTTCCGGATGCTGTCATACAGgttctgggggaaaggggagggtggAGTCAGGCTGAGGCCATGTACCTCCCCCCAAAGCCAGGTTGGGCTCCCAACCTCATCCCTGTCACGATGATCATATCTCCCCACCTGCACCTACAGGGTCAGACCCCAGGCCCAGTGAGCTCTGCCTCCAATCACTGTATACCACCCACCCCCCATCTCAACCCCCCACCATTTGCCCTCACGCACCCGCAGCAGCTCCTCGGGCAGGTCCCCACCATCATTGATGCCACGGTTCATGGTGATGAAGCGCTCCACTGTGGGCTTGTCCCGCACATTTGGGTTGTGCAGGCTGGTGTTCAGCATGATGACAGCAAAGGAAAGGACGTAGCAGGTatctgcagtggggagggagcaaaGCTGGGACTGATTTGACTGTTCCAGATGGTGGCTCGTATGTTTCCTGCTTGAACCCAGcaggccccactccccctccacacctggaatagaacccaggtgtcctagctcccagcccctctgctccaaCTTAGCAGACCCCAATCCTCTTCCCTCAAGAGGGATGGACCCCGTTGGCTGGTTGCAGCCATACCTGTTGACTGGAAGACACCTGGGTTGCAGAGGCAGTAGCGCTGGGCGAAGGCCTCCATCATCCGGTCAATCTTCTGGGCCTCACCGGGGAGGCGGAAGCTCCACAGGaactgcctgggggaggggcaaCAAGTGGGcacagggtggctgggggagaagggtTGAGGGCCTGATTTCTTGGATTCACCCAAccctcctgctctgcccccagctcctcccatcatttcctcttcccaccacctgccccgccTTCCCTTTCCCTGACCCCCAAAACACACCAGTCTCCTAATCTCCCCATCCCATGTCTGTGCACATCCCCAAACTCCAGCTCACCGCAGGGCTTGCACCAGGTTGAGGTCGGTGAACTCATGCAGGTCCACAAAGGCATGCAGCACAGCGATGTTGAACTCTTCCCTGCAAAGAAAGTAGCCTTAGGGTAGGTCTCGCTAGTCTTCACCCCACTATAGTGGTGAGGTTACCGCATGCATACAGCTTGGCTCTTCCTATGGGACAGCCCTAGGCTTGATGGCTATGGTTTCCCAGTAGGATTACTCCTCCCCTCTTGCCCAGAGTCTCAGATGGTCATGGCCACCTCCTCCCGCCTGAAAGACCCTGAGCCTTTCCAGCGGTCTCAGCTTCATTTCTTGCCCAGACAGTCCCCGATGGAccagccccgcccctcccctccccaacgaAGGCCCCATGCCTCTCCGATGGTCCTGGCCTCACCTCTCACCCAGGTAGTCCCCGATAGCTGTCTTGTTGAGCCCCTCGCCCTTGTAGAGGAAGCGGGCAATGTCCTCAGGCGTGTTGCGCAGCAGCTCATTCTCTACCAGGAACTGGATACCCTGCAGTACAGGCCCACAGGCTTCAGCACTTGACACGGACCCATCCTCCTCCACCAGCACCTTCCTTGGGGGTAGGGGGAACTTATACTAGGGAAAACCACTgaacagggagggaaaggggatccTCTCTTCTCCCAagactcctggctcccagccctgcagtctACCACACAggatgctgctgccttcccagagctgggacagaacccaggtgtcctggctcagCCCCTCTGCTATACCTCATGAGACCCAGGCTCCCAGGGGCTGGAGGGAACCCAGACATTCTGGCTCAGGCCCTCTGTTCTACCCCACAAGACCCAGGGCCAGGAAGGAACTCAGGTGtcctggcttcccccccccccaataccttTTTAGGATCCATATTAAATTTCTTCCGGCCCATTCCCATCTTTCGGTTCCTCTGGAGGGTTTTGCTGCAGGAGGGAGGTTGATGGTGAGGACTGCCCCGCAGGTCTGATGGGGTCAGTTTATACAGGGACCTCTCAGccagtgctgagatgcagccacctTTGGGGTAGGGCATGGGAGTTACCTGCCCTCGTTGGCCTCTAGCCCCTCCACCTCATTCATGGCTTCACTCAGCTCATCCCGCAGCCTCTGTATCTCCACCAGCAGCTCCTGCTTCCGCCGCCGGATGTTCTCCAGTTCTAGGCGTTCCTCGGGTGTCAGGTCCGGAGGCACTGTGGAGGAGGGAGTGGGCTGAGGTTGTCCTGGGTATGGTGCTCCTAGGGAGCTGTCCTGTGGCAGACACTGCAGAACTGTCCATGGTGCCTCTTGGCTCCGAATGAACACTTGGGAGACCAGACCCCTTCTGTCCAAGGCCATGCCCTTAACCCCACAACACGTATCGTCAATTGTgtttgccctgccctgggccagctccctgctcccctggggccCAAGGTCTCCTCCAAGCGGTTCCTTCTCAGTTGaggccagtcccagcctctggcacagcacAGGCCCaaccccttgcccccctcccccccaacaagaaactcctttcctctcccctccccctggatctggggtggagggagagtgTCTCTCTGATCCATTTCCAGATAGCAGATGCAGGAAATCTAGCTTGGCCAGGGGCAGGTTTTTCACCACTGTCCCCCCAAGAATGACCTGACTGTAATGTCCAGGCTGCAGTGATCCAGCTCCCAGCTCATGGCCAAGGGAGgatccgggggtggggggtgtgttacacttgcaccccactttgattcctgctctacccaaagcTTAAaacttggcagtggcagcaacatttctagtcaGGAAGTGCTTaggaagtcaactgacttcatagTTCATCAACATCTCCCTGATTCCTCCTAAacactcttcattccacaggtgttaacaaccctgtCTTCTgtctaatggtcttgatgttccaccaatcaagctgtCCTTTGTTCTGTAATGCTGAAATCTGCTCGCTGCTCCTGGTaaggaagctcctatttcacagcctggcagattgtttttaactctttaCAATGAAGTTATATTGGTTTGTGCTTCAATCTTACACTGAGTAATATAGCCCCAGGGccctagtatattagtaaagcttctagtttctattttaactagagaaaaatgtgtgttgtttcaTATATGATGATATAAAGCATCTGCactctccttttcaaaatcctagatctgcccatatcCACAGCTCTCCACCTCCGTGCCCTCCAGCTAAAGCAACCCTGTATGTGTCTGGAGAGCAAATCCAGtgtaggagcatggggtgggcGGTGTGGGAAAGTAGGCTAGCTCTGGCTGGTGTGCTGGTGCCTGTGTCCACTTgaacccaggtctttttctgAGCTGGCTTTCTTGTTCATTCATCTGTCCAGACTCTGAACTGGCCAGAGTGCTCCTCTATCAGCTCCACCAGCCAAACACTGCAGTGTGGATCTGAAGGGAGGAGGAACTGATTTTACTTAGTGTGGAAGGGCAGCTCCATCATGTATCAGCGGTTTGCCAGGGAGTCAGCCcgggccacagccacagccacagaggtTACAACCTGACAACCACAATAGTCCCTTAGGGCTGCCAAGGGATTTCCTGCTCTTAGAGATTCCCTTCTGATAAGAGGCCACTATCAAGCCTTTCAGCCTGTTCCCCTCTCAGGAAGGACTTCCAGACCTTGAATCTTAGAACCACAGGGcaatgaggctggaagggacctcagaagtttGTCTACTCCTACTCTGCTCAAGCCCCATCTCAGCCAAGCAGCTGACCTTCTACTCTGAGGTCTCCTACCAAGCTCTCTGCACAGCATACACTCCAGAACTAGCTGCAGTATTTCCACCACGGTCTCCCCAGTATTGGGGGAGTCCTATCTGCTCTCTTGACTCAATGCTCCCTGGCTGACAACTCCAAGAATCATGTCACTACCTTGAGCCTTGTCTACAAGCAGATGCAGTCCCACTAACACTAGCCTGCTGGAAGGGAGTCACTATAATCCCTGTGGGGTAGACAGAGTTCTGGTGCAAGCTGGTGGTTGTTATTTATCTGTCCTATAGCAGCCCTCAGGAGATCCAGTCTGGGATCAGGTTCCCatgcagtggtgatgtgtaggtggtgcacgtgcaccccgacTGGCCGAGCTCcttgcttaggtgacaggcacgggggcaggcgggagcaccggtgccccccctgcgagtgccggtcagggagtgggggcaccaggtgaAGTGCCACTGGCATTTCTGGGagcgctgcagccacttcccggTCAGTGCGATTGGTCGTGGGGggagcaccctcccccccactggtTGGCGAGATTGGTTGTGGGGGACCCCACCTCCCGGTtgctgagtggggtggggggtgggaggggggatgtggcctccttgactcaggtggcaccagtcgcccatgttctCATGGTACCAGGTGCTATACTAATGATTTTGCCTTCCATTTCCTCCTTTCTGAAGCAGAGCTGGTGCACCAGGAAACCAGCCtttccctctccttgctgctgtttCCTCCTGCAATGCAGTGTTGGGCTCAGCTGCCCTGCTAAGGGGTCTTCCTAAGGGTTTCTGTGCTGGTCCACAGCTCCTCCTTGCAGTTTTGTTCCCATCTGGTGCTTTCCCGTGGAAGTCTATGTAGAGGTCCCTGGAGTCCAGGTTCCACATACATCCCTGTGCCTCCTTCTCATCCTGGTGGGCTGCCAGCAGGCAATTTCTTGGCTATCTTTATCAGAGATGAAATCTTTTCCTCTGAAGCTTGGAACTTTTTGTGGGTGCTTGTTTTCAAAGTCATCTTTCTTCCTGTCTAATGTTTTGGTAGCTCTCCAGTTCTCACAGCCATATGCTGTCACCATGCTTATGCCCTAGCTGGAGTCCTGAATGTAGTTCTGGTGCTGCCTAGCTTTGGTCTCTATATGTCTTTCTGGTGAAGGGCTACCGCAGCTATCTTGAATCTTACTTCCTTTGTGAGACCCCTGTTGGCTGGGAGAGTGACATCCCAATAGGCAGGCCTCCACAATGGTTCTGCTTTCCAATGTCTTCTTAATAGGCTTCAAAGATATTTGTCTTCATCAAGATGGTCTCAAACCCCGCTTCACCTGTTTTCCTTTGGCAAGTTATTCATTTCTTCTGCGTGGTTTCTGAGAGGGGTCACTAGTGCAGCATCCTCACTAGGGCTGGAGTACTGTTGTACCCTTGATCAAACAACTGTACCATTGGGACACAACTGACACACTTTTGTGCACAAAGTGCCCTCTTGGTTGAGTTTGGTCCTGAAGAAGGGCAcaatgtgcccaaaagcttgtctaacatctctcacAACTAGATAGCTGGACCAACAAGAGTCATCTCATCTAAGTCTTCTAGGCGTTTTCCACATAGGAACATAGGATTGCAGGGTACTCTTGGGTCACTGAGTCCCATTCCCTGCATTGTTGTAAATTATTACCCCAAGGAAGCAATCATTAACCAGGAGCCGGTGCTTGGTGAATGGTGGCAGTGGTTGAGGATCTTGCTATGACTCCAGGAGCATGGGCCGAGCCCTTCTTTGGATTTTTGCTAAAGGCCACTGCTTTGTTCCAAGTGCAAATGGAGACCTGGTCACTCAGGCTGGAGAGTCAAAATGCCCAGATGTGATACCAGCCATATTACAACCTTGGGTGCCACTGGCTATAGACATTGGTGCGCCTTAATCACATGGATAAAATCCTGGCTTGACCTGGCTGCTTCCTACTGATGCAGCTATTACCACTGCAAAGGCTGTGTCCTGATGACCAGGCAGCTCCCATCCATTTGGCTTCCGCCAGCACCCTGTCCTCTGCTGGGGAAATGCTTTACCTTGAATATTTCACTCCCTGAAAAAGGCATATTTGGGTGAAGCTATACCAGTCCTGGGTTTGCAGGGAAGTCAGTGGTGCAACATTTGTCTCACTTGTAGTagaaaaataacaagaaaaaggaaagagtCCAGAGGTCTGGTTTGACCCATTCAGTAAGttctaattattttttcaaatggGGGCTGGCTCCAAAGTTCATTTAAACTGCATTCAAAACCCCACACACCACAAGTCCTAAATGAATTGCTTCCATTTCATGAATCAATTGACCAGTGAACCAAAAAATTATATCAATTATTTACACAGTtcaacccctgcctgcttcccagcatCTCTGTGATTCAGGATACCGGCTCTTGGCCCTATTACTTATGTTGGGGCAATCCATAATCTAGAACACGGCTGTGCAACTCCTGagcagccaggggccacacaTCACATGGGTCCTCTGGGGTCCACCCCTTTGCAGTGTGAGGGTCCCTGCCCACCATGTGGGCAGCCTGGGCAGTGACATCCACACCCCTGGTACCATGACACCCAcatggagcaggaagcagaagcaagaGGAGGGCTGGTTGTGCTTGtgggccaccagctggacagccctggtctagacTACACGAACTAAAGGAACTCAATAATATGGGTGTAATCATTGAGAACAGCTTGGACAGTGGCCCCTTCAGCACCCTCCTCTACCAAACAGCAGCAAGCCCGTTCCTTGCAAACCAAACCGCTGTCAGCAAAGGCACCTCTGGAGAGCATTTAAAGTAAAATGACTCAATGCAGAAGAGATACCAAAGCACAAGAGCAAAGTGATCAAGGCTGGTTTGGCTCAAGGAAGAGGAGAGGTAGGTCCCTATGCAGGGGTGCAGTGAGATGTTGGAATGACCTCCCAGTGACAGCCTGGGACTAAATTGGTCCGAGGCTAGAGCTTGTGGGACTAGGTGCCGTGGCCGTCTGTCACCACAGGAAGCTGGACTGGTGGATGCAGGtgggcccagccaggcccacGTCCCTGCTGGATTTCATCAAGGTCTTAGGACAAGCAGGCTCCCGTGGGAACACGGTAGGGAGGAGGAGATGCGTGGTTTATCTGCGAACTCATTCGtaagtgcccccctgccctcctcccaaaaACAGGGGCATCACTATGGCAACACAAGAGCATGCACCAGGCAGATGGCAGGAGCCACACCATCCTTGCTgaagggaggggagctgggaagtgagcatgggcaggaggcagtggccatGTTGCTTGTGCTCCtgatggggcaggaggaggggcacCCCAGGGCAGGTGCTTGCCAGGGCGGGGCTGGGCCCCAAT
Encoded here:
- the CYTH2 gene encoding cytohesin-2; the encoded protein is MEDGVYVPPDLTPEERLELENIRRRKQELLVEIQRLRDELSEAMNEVEGLEANEGSKTLQRNRKMGMGRKKFNMDPKKGIQFLVENELLRNTPEDIARFLYKGEGLNKTAIGDYLGEREEFNIAVLHAFVDLHEFTDLNLVQALRQFLWSFRLPGEAQKIDRMMEAFAQRYCLCNPGVFQSTDTCYVLSFAVIMLNTSLHNPNVRDKPTVERFITMNRGINDGGDLPEELLRNLYDSIRNEPFKIPEDDGNDLTHTFFNPDREGWLLKLGGRVKTWKRRWFILTDNCLYYFEYTTDKEPRGIIPLENLSIREVEDPRKPNCFELYIPNNKGQLIKACKTEADGRVVEGNHMVYRISAPTQEEKDEWIKSIKAAVSVDPFYEMLAARKKRISVKKKQEQA